TAAAATAGCCTAGAAAAATCTAGCACAATTTTAATTTTAACTCATTGGGGGAAATTCTATTTGATGGGTGAATTTTTCTTCCTCTTCATAATCATAATAACATCTCTCTACTTTAGCTTGACATCTCTCAATAATgacatgcttgctaaagtgggcataaaatgtaatgtcataaattgcacATTTTGGAATTCCACACCGCATAAGCACCCTCGTTTTAAGCTGATTTGGAGTCATTCTTAGTCTCTTTATCTATTTGTCCACATAGAATGTCTCATTAGCTTAGAATATTGTCTTTTCCAAACCATGTTGACCATTGGACTTATGGATTCTAGCACATCGTGGAGATGTCCACACGTAGTGCAGGCATCCAACGAATATGTCATCTTGCAAGTGGTCATTTAAGCATTATGCATGCACCTAGAAGAGTTCGTAACACCTTTGTTCATAACCACTAATATTGAGATTCTTCCCTGGGCTCTATATGTTATTGATTTGAGCCTATTTTTATTCTTCTTGATCATTTTGGAATTTTGGAGCTCTGGGCATTTTATTCTTCATCTTTTACAAGTTTTCCCAGCATTTGACATCTACCATTATCATAGCCTTAGAGAGTTCTTCATGGTCTACTCCACTCCTTTGGGTGATAGCTCCTTGGGTGTTGAAGGggagttctctctctctctttgttcatTTATAAATCTATTGCTTTCTGTAAAgaaaagtttctattttgattATCTACTTGTATCTTTATTATCCTTCATTTATCCGTGGCTATCTCTGTTGTCTATGGAGGTTGAAAGACTAAAGCAGGGGTCAGACTAAGGTAGGCCTCTTAACAAAGTCCTAATAATTTTCCACTTTCTTGTGTGTAGGATCATTATTGAGAGAGGGAGATTACTTTACTAGAGGTTTCAATCATGACTCGGTTGtaagttttcttcatctttccttGTTTCCCATTAAACCACTATCATTTTGTAATTACCTATTTCATTCAATGTAGTACCTTTATTTCAGTAGTTTTTCTATTTataaatgttggaatccaagaacactgagagggaggggggtttATCAGTTTTCTACCAGTTAGATTAATTTTAGTCTtattaaaacatacatacaccaactagTATTATAGGtaaatacaaaattgaaagaagtaaagcatccaataagctaatcacataaatgaataccataacacacataattatacgtggaaaacctcaaagaggaaaaaccacggtgagatttatcaaccacaatatcaattcactggtcatatgaagagatattacaaaatataggagcCTGCACTTCCAAGAAggattatagcctagagcacactgctcaatcacatatAATTCCAAACTTCAATTTAGAGAAATGAgtaaactgcaaagatagcatcttctatgccacaatacagttctggttaagctctgtctgttttggtctaaaaccctaaaccctttaccaaaattaCCCTTTACATTAATATccttacatacataatctctctgatatatttttcaTTATATCGCATCTACATATTCCATAATCTCTATTtcataaaatgatctaatccaactgacctatataccctatacaatttatcatgccttatgtcggcttacaaagatatttacaataataaATTACATGTTAGGCagataatataaatatatgaatatcataATTAATTGTCAATATTGGATCTAAGAGATGACATCCTCTAATACTGATAAGATTATTCTAAAACCATGTTAGCCTGCATTGCCGGTAAATAAAGAGATCCTTCCATCTTGCTAGGCTCGGTGCTTGTTCCAGTGAAGTGTCTATCGATGAAGTGTCCAcaggtacacaactgaaccaaaacatgaagccaaagtAAGATACcacgttgccatcaatgacaacatagtgaaaccaaccagttgagtgtcaattgccaacagtctccccctttacCATTGATtgtcaaggtttcatctatcggtttcatcatacctgctccccctgagctaaatgcTCATCATTGATCATAATGAAAAGAACTCTAGACTCCCCCTAAAAATCTACATAAAactatattaaatttaatttattttaagcaATTCAACCGAAGTCATAAATTTTTAactcattaatatatttatttattttgatccatAATTTTAAAAAACCCTAATGAAAAATACCAATTTCTTACTTATAACTCTTCACAATCTTTATAGAAACTTGGAGAATTTTTTTGCCTATTTTGGAAGATGAAAAATATAATCTCGTCTTTCATATTTTTGGAAATACACAATATACTAGAAAAGCCCCACGGAAACCTTAGGAATTGCCACCTACATCCATATATGGCTTACAATCAAACTTCAAAGGAAAATATGAATCCCTTCAAATATATTACATCCTACTCCATCTAATCAATTCTATAcacaatatattttatatttactttttCATGAGAACTTTCCCTCTAATTAAAAAGAATGTTTCATATTATAGCTACATATGTACTTGTTCtaaattttttcttattttttaattaattaaaaacttaAAACGTTGTATGAAAAGGAAAGTGCCCATGTtcgtttaaaaaataataaataaattaggaTAAATACAACAATATTAGAGAACATAACTATCCTTACCAAGTGCAAACTAACAAACTTTCAAATATTGTTTTTATGCAAGGACATACGAAAGAAATGCAGATAATCTACGAGCGAAATTCTAAAAGTTTGTAGACTAGATTCATGATTCTAGATCAAATGCATCAAACACAGATGATATCGATATTTGTAGGATTGATTCCACAATTGTAAAAGCAACACATAGTCAATAGGCAATCTATTCACTAGTTCCAAAAAAAATGTCTTATATCACACATACTATTTCTATTCTAATCTGAAATCACATTTCATCACCTATCacaatttttcaatttaaaaatcatTATTTAATAACTTTATTTCAAACacaattataatatatattttaaaaatatatattatatatatttaatacatattaaaaaaaattaattttacatattttttaaaataacaataatgcATTAGATTCAAGTTATAAGTTAATCATAGTTCGTCAATTGAATTTACCTCGATCTTTTCCTACACAAGTAGCTTATATGGTTTTATCTAGTCTACCCATAAGAAATGATATAATAAAGATGATGGAATAAATTATTTGTACATGACACCTATTTCTTGACAACCACCCTTCTTTGCAATGACGCATGCTTACGCTGCACTTGGTGATTTGCAAGTACAATTATAGAAGTGTACCTTCAAAGAATTAATTCCAGTTATTTCCCTTTATCCacaagaaaaggagagaataatatcCTATATAATATCCCATCTCTTTTGAAAGTAATATATATTCTAaagatttattttatatatataaacataatttTATACTTTTTTTAAAATCACAATAATAAATTAGATTCATGTCATAAAGTTATCATAGATCTTAAATGAAATTAAGTTTAATTTACTTCAATCTTTTCTTACACTAGCATAAGTACGAACCAAAATTTATATCCATAAGAAAAGAGATAATAAAGATCAGAGAATAAATGTTCTGCACATAACACACATGTTTCTGGACAACGACCATTCTTGGCATGTTCAATAATAGAGATGTAAAAGTTGAAAAAAAGAAAACTACAGGAGCGTAGAAAAACTAAGGTATCTTTTCTCTATTATCACTTCAAAGAACTAATTCCAATGTAAAGCTAAAAGAAAAGTTTTATTCCATTCCCTTCCATTCATACACCTGCATGAACTAATATTCCTTTTCTTGCCCTATATAAACACCAAAAAACCTTAAACCACAAAGACAACGCACTCACTCATTTGTCTAGTCAATTGCTTTGTGTTTGTAAGCTATAAGCAAGTATGGCATGCTGCCAGCAAGAGAACGTTCAACAGCAGCTGAATGTGACTGTTTGCTGTAAGGCTGATATTAAATGGCAAGAAAAAATTTGTAAGGCTCTGGGTATCAAAGATGCAAAGGCAACACTTGTTCCGTGCAATCCCAATGACTCAGCTCAGGTGTTGTATTAGAATTTATGTGTATAGATGTTTTACTTTGACTGTGTTTGTTTGAGTCATAGTTGTCTTCTTGCCTTACTTTTAACATGTATgtattgtgtgtgtatatatatatacagatctGGGTGAAACTTGAGGCAGACATTGGCGTTGTTAAGGGCTTTCTCCTTCTGAACACAAATCTCACTATGGCCCTTTCGCATGGCACCAATGCGGGTGAGgtggtatatatataaatatgtacatTTTGATTTGAAGTGACTGTTTTTCTGAGACTATTATTGTAGTGAGCCATCTGAATCAAGCGAGTAGATTTTTATTTTCCCGGTACGTTTTATGTGTTAAAAGGAACTTTATAATTGAATTTGGACTAGTGATGAAGTAGTGTGGTTTTTTTTTTCGTCAGGTAGTGTTGGTCGATTATAACGGTGTTCCTGACGACAGCTTGCTCTGGGTTGAATGTGGGAACAACAAAGAGGGGTTTATGGGTATAGGTGTGGCAAATAACACTAATCTCAGATTGGATGTAGCGCAGAATGAGGAGGGTATTACACTTGTGCTGCAGACGTCGGACGAGGAAAAGGACAGCCAGTTCTGGCAGATCTCGTCCTACCCCTAAAATGATTATCATGATATATGCAGTATACAGACATATATTTTCTATAACTATATTACCTTAAGGTTATGGATATTGTTAGTCCGTAACTTTTTAAGTGTGGATTTCAGGAGTACATGCGGTTTGCATGTGCCTATCTGATCTTATAAATAAAGTTTTTCTATATAGTTTATAGTACATTTGATTGAATTTGTTACTGATGTGGTATATGGTATATTAGATACTGATTACACATTTCGATTGATATTTATGATTTCCTAGTGATCAACAGAAGCAATTTTGTAATATAGATAGAGAATGTTTTCCTaccattaatatttaaaattttagtaattttttttaagatgtaattaaaagaatattttgaaaagTTTAACCAAATTGAATAGTAAGATATAAAATAGCATTTTTTTTATAAATCTATGAAGTAATGTTAGTAAATTGTCAcatttctttggaatttccttgcttttttaaaagatttttttttggttCTCCTTTGGATTATACATGGAACTTGAATTTGTAAAGTATCTTTGGTTGATTTCTATGTGGATGAAAGAGATTGTTTGGAATCCTTAATgtttaatattgatgaatgttattaTCTCATTGTATGTGTCAGTTGAATGCACTAATTATGTTCTCAGTGTCAAGATCCCACTCCTACATTTTTCCCAGATATATCTTTATCTATCCAAGGATCGACATTGTGATTtaatattttacttatttaattcATAGATTCATTTTTGGGGCTATTTGCCTAAATCATCATGCCCAATCTCAGGATTCTAGGGACTCATTTAGTAGCAATTATTTACTCATTTTGATTATGTTTTGGAAGCATTTCTATAATTTTTTTAGGTTTGAGCCAATCTTAGAATTCATTAAAATATAAATGATttgatatataaacatatataatatGCATACTTGAAGGGCACATAATACTATAATAATAATTAATGTCAAGGGGGAATAAATCATTCATTTTATGCCACTAATCTTCCTAAGATAattagacaaagagagagagagagagagagagagagagaagatatgAAAAAAATTGAATAGAAATTCACTAAGCAAGTGTGACTAGAAATAGATTAAAAACTTAATGTTATAACCTTCTAGGGGAGGAAATCTAAGAAATTTATGGTTGGCCTACCTCACTACTAATGGTAATTCAGATGGAGCCCATACCTTGTAATTAAACCCCCATATACTATAAAGGATGAGAGATTTAATGGGGATGTACTATGGGGTACAAGAAGAAATTTATAAATAAGTTCAGTGTGTTAGAAAAAATGCagcaaattgtttactagaaagaAGGGTTAGTAAAGCGTGTTTAATTTCATCTTCAAGTGATAAGATCCTTATAACTAATAGAATAAAACCCAAACTAGAATAAAAATAATATTCTAATGTCAacttttgatgataaaaacaaacaaaataaactATGAAGAATAAAAGAATTCATAAAGTAGAGAAATTACAACAAAATGTATTTTACAATTAAAAAAGTATGTAATAATCTGAAAAGtataaatagaattaaaactacATTTCTAGAGCTACTGCGTGTTTCTTGTAACTAGTGCTACATAATTTCTTTGAAGTTCTATCATTCTCTAGATGTATGTTGTTGAATagatttttttattgatgtcaaagtGTTAGATAGAAGTCAATTCATCAATGCCATAGTCTCAAAGATGAAGATTATGTCATGTTTGAGCAATTTGAGTTGTCTGGCTTATGTAGTTTCCTTAATTGATATGAATAATAATTGGTTGAGACATGTCTACACTATGATAGTATATATTATCATGTTGATAAAAATTTATTCTAAAAAGTTGGTTACAGTTACCAAATCAACATGTTTCTATTCATAACTTGTAGAGGTTAGAATTTACTAATGATTAAGTGTTATGACTTCTAATTTGGACAGAGAGTATGTCTTCACATTTTATATCTATATCTTATGTTTCTAGTTTGCATTTTAGAATGATGTAGCAACTATATTAAGATTATATTGCCACAGATTAAGGGTTAACATTTCTTATGATCAGATTGATCCTTAGTAGGATCCATATGATGTGTTTTCTTATGTAATTTCATGTGTGAAATTTTGGGCCAATCATGTTCCATGATTTATATAACTGACTTGTGGATGGAGTGGATCATGTGTAGCCTCTTCAAATTATATGGGGATAACTTTTTGAAAtcgattttaaattattttttggtgtgtgtgttgatattatttgtattttttttacgTATTAGATAATTAGGGCATAGCCTACTATATCTTTGATGTAATAAAATACATGCACAACTTATAAATTGCTTAATGATGTATGTGGCTGACCTAGATGTCTATAATTATAATTGGGCTAACTACAGTGGGTGAATATTTCAAGTAAAATCTAAAAATTATTTGCATAGAAGGAAGACTTATCTACACCCTAGAGATATAGTGCTTTGTTTCAGAATGATTGGTAAAATATCCCCCAGTATTTTTCATCACGGCTTGGGAAAATATTATGAAAAGGGGGTGAATCATTTTCACTAGGTGAGGCTTACTTTTAACACTCTGATAAGAATAGCACTAGGGAAAACTTTTTAATAGGTTAGAAAAATTTTGGACAGAGGGGAGTTATTTTGGTAAAGGGGAATTatttcatttttcacatattgGCCAATATTCAGAAAACTACAAATCACTTGTCACTTTCAACCAAGGAGGAAGCTTTGCCATTTTTGAGTAGGGGGGAAACCCAATGAAAAGATGTAGAGGTAAAGTGAGTTTTGACTTTCCTTAAAGGGGTGATTTTTTCTTTTCAGATCAAAGGGGTAAATGTGTAGAGGCCTTTTTCATAAAATGGCAAATTTCTCAGTTTTCAAGCAGAGAGGAAAAGTAAACTTTTTCAGTCAATGTGGGCAGCAGGCAAAAATAGAAAATATTGGCAAAGGTGTAGGCTCATAAATGACAAGTGCCTGGAAAGGGAAAATTTTCAGATTTTCAACATTGTCCAACAGGTGTGATAGGGTGCAGTTTTTAGCAAATTTTGAAGGAAGAggagttgattgaaagatgaagatttcaaGAGGAGAGGTGTCTCTTTCAAAGatgcctttagggtttctttatgtTTTGTTCTCTTGGATAgatattcttctcttcttctcaGTTAGGATGGATTCTTAATGTAATTCTCATAGAATTTAGGAAGCACGACTTCCATGTATAGGGTGCAAGTTTTAATGACAACAAGTGTTAATTTTGAGCTTGCAGTTTTCTA
The nucleotide sequence above comes from Cryptomeria japonica chromosome 11, Sugi_1.0, whole genome shotgun sequence. Encoded proteins:
- the LOC131036999 gene encoding ricin B-like lectin R40C1 isoform X3, whose protein sequence is MACCQQENVQQQLNVTVCCKADIKWQEKICKALGIKDAKATLVPCNPNDSAQIWVKLEADIGVVKGFLLLNTNLTMALSHGTNAVLVDYNGVPDDSLLWVECGNNKEGFMGIGVANNTNLRLDVAQNEEGITLVLQTSDEEKDSQFWQISSYP
- the LOC131036999 gene encoding ricin B-like lectin R40C1 isoform X1, with amino-acid sequence MACCQQENVQQQLNVTVCCKADIKWQEKICKALGIKDAKATLVPCNPNDSAQIWVKLEADIGVVKGFLLLNTNLTMALSHGTNAGEVVVLVDYNGVPDDSLLWVECGNNKEGFMGIGVANNTNLRLDVAQNEEGITLVLQTSDEEKDSQFWQISSYP
- the LOC131036999 gene encoding ricin B-like lectin R40C1 isoform X2, which translates into the protein MACCQQENVQQQLNVTVCCKADIKWQEKICKALGIKDAKATLVPCNPNDSAQIWVKLEADIGVVKGFLLLNTNLTMALSHGTNAGEVVLVDYNGVPDDSLLWVECGNNKEGFMGIGVANNTNLRLDVAQNEEGITLVLQTSDEEKDSQFWQISSYP